Part of the Raphanus sativus cultivar WK10039 unplaced genomic scaffold, ASM80110v3 Scaffold0464, whole genome shotgun sequence genome is shown below.
cggacatggccgtggccgccgggcggctagccccgtgctggccgtggcccgccggcggctagcgcccgtgctggccgtggccgccgggcggttAGCCCcatgctggccatggccgccggcggctagcgcccgtgctggccgtggtcgccgggcggctagccccgtgctggccgtggccgccggcggctagcgcccgtgctggccgtggccgccgggcggctagccccgtgctggccatggccgccggcggctagcgcccgtgctggccgtggccgccgggcggctagccccgtgctggccgtggcctccggcggctagcgcccgtgctggccgtggtcgccgggcggctagccccgcgctggctcgggtcgtcggacggctagtcttcgtgcgtaaatTCTAGGCTttcgggtcgccagaaatccgtgtttttgcgactttccgagatcccgcaaacaaaactcattttcctgctccaagattccaaagaacccgtaagacgtcaacggacaggaagacttcgtataaaacggtgatggttatcttaaaacaccatgtgcctcagcaatggatcgaagatcttccgaaagactcgacatccaagtaggagcattctatCAAggaaaatcgtagaaaacagcggaagaccggaagacggcccgaaagggaccaaacccgatagAACAgcccgtttacgattttctaaagggatagatatgacggtttacaattatctccgcataacaagataaatgttaaacttccgaaaagataaatgttcaactttccgaaaaaataaatgtccactttcccgataaacgcgaaagccgacgaaaatggaaacagtccagcccgcggcagactcagcccatcagggatagaccgtcatatgggagtatataagcaaagctaggagcagaggaagggggatccgaaatcagaagaaagaaaccaccccagagcaacttagaacttaggcgcttatttccttttttagcgagctgcgactcaactaggttagatctaggttttgagactagcgacgatcgacagctcttgtggccgagatctcgacctgttgtccaacgctctccgcagattcggaaataagattctttcttttttgctctctttattttacgcatttattcccaaactagacttgtattaactttgtcgtgcgtggcccagcagatagccgggatcctcgggggaaactaggtcaacttagttttcctacgttttaacttaactaaaatcgacagtgcgtatttcggttcccacaaggGATTACGGCTACTAAACTAGCATTTCTGCAATCTAGAGACGCAAAGATTGCTGATATGGCTAGTGAGATTTAAGAATTGAAGGGCATGGTCCGAGAGTTAGCTGGAAAGAAGGTACTCGTTTTCACTACATTTACTCAACTGGTCTGATTACagttaataattaataatggtTTTCTCTTCTCACAGAAAACTAATGGTGAGACTGAAACATCtgagacaagtgctggattcaaAGAAGGAGTCAGAGTACAAATACTGGATTGGTTTGAGTCAGAAGATGTAGTTGTTGGTGAAGGAGAATTTTGCTCTGATGAACCGATGTACAAAATTGGTCGTGTGCCTATTGGTCCTAATGCAGTGGCTGTTATTGTTAAGTCTGCATTAATCTCTGAAGCTTTTCTCTGGAGGCCTACGACAGATGTATTATCTCTTGGGGACGCAGTGGGATGCAAAGTAGCTTGGCCAATAAATAAAGTGGTTTTGGACAGGAATCCAGTAGCGTCTCAAGATGTATTGATGGTAAAGTTTTTAATCTAGTACTTTTTCGACATAAGTATAGGTCTCTCATAGCAACACAAGgaaggcgaaactcgaagatgCAAAATCTATGACTGGacttcagaagaagaagaggttatTGCTGAAGGTTTCCTGTGCTCATCTAATTCCAAAGAGATGGTTAACAATATACCTCTGGGTCCAAATGCGGTGAGCATTGAAGTGGTGAAGGTGTTTAAAGATAATGCTCATTTGTGGAGGCCAACTGCGGAGATGTTTTTGATTGGTGATGCAATTAACGAGAAAATCGCATGGCCACTCCTCAAGTTTGAAATCATGGCTTCGATCACTACAGCTGCAACACCTGCAAAACCTGCAGCCACGAAAACAGCATCACCTACCAAACCAGCAAAGAAAAAAGCAATGGTATGTTATTGAAATGAATAACCTTGTATTTGTTTGTCTGTTGGTTGACGTTGGAACTTGTTGAGTTTTAGAGTCCAGGCAGCACTAGTACCACAAAAATTGCAAAGCAGAAGTGTATTCTCTTCGACTGCAGCAACACCGGACGTAAGGTAGGTGAAGGAAGAGTGGCTTCAACTGATCCGAAAGAGCTGTGTCACTTTGTGCCCCTGGGTCCAAATGCAAGCAAGGTGTGGGTTGAAGTGGCTAAGATTGGTGATGCAAAGGTGTGGAGGCCAAATTCAGAGATTGAATATATCTCTGATGCAATAGGTTCGGTTGTGGCATGGCCAAATGATAAACTGAAGTTGGTGTGAAAGTCGGAAACAATGTAGCTctagttgtgtttttttttctcgacGGCTCTAGTTGTATTTCTAGTTTGAACTTATGTGAAgttatgtgtaatatttatgTGTGATATTATGTGTAAGttcacaaacaaaaaacaaatattatgtgTAATATTAAGATATAATCTTGTGTACTATCGTTCAAATCTTTAAACTCCAAACAAATCCCTAAACCACAAACAAATCTCCAAACCCTGTGtccaaatccctaaaccctaaaaaaatccctaaaccccaaacaaaTCTCCAAACCTTAATTCCAAATCCGTAAATCCCAAAGAAATACCTAAACCCCAAACAAATCTCCAAACCCTAATtccaaatccctaaaccccaaacaaaTCACTAAATTGTTTTAGAtgatagattttaaaattataagaaatcaTATTgtaatcttaattttataaaagacatttgttaaaaaaattataaaactcatTTGTCCAAA
Proteins encoded:
- the LOC108836833 gene encoding uncharacterized protein LOC108836833 isoform X1, with protein sequence MVRELAGKKKTNGETETSETSAGFKEGVRVQILDWFESEDVVVGEGEFCSDEPMYKIGRVPIGPNAVAVIVKSALISEAFLWRPTTDVLSLGDAVGCKVAWPINKVVLDRNPVASQDVLMQHKEGETRRCKIYDWTSEEEEVIAEGFLCSSNSKEMVNNIPLGPNAVSIEVVKVFKDNAHLWRPTAEMFLIGDAINEKIAWPLLKFEIMASITTAATPAKPAATKTASPTKPAKKKAMSPGSTSTTKIAKQKCILFDCSNTGRKVGEGRVASTDPKELCHFVPLGPNASKVWVEVAKIGDAKVWRPNSEIEYISDAIGSVVAWPNDKLKLV
- the LOC108836833 gene encoding uncharacterized protein LOC108836833 isoform X2, translating into MKTNGETETSETSAGFKEGVRVQILDWFESEDVVVGEGEFCSDEPMYKIGRVPIGPNAVAVIVKSALISEAFLWRPTTDVLSLGDAVGCKVAWPINKVVLDRNPVASQDVLMQHKEGETRRCKIYDWTSEEEEVIAEGFLCSSNSKEMVNNIPLGPNAVSIEVVKVFKDNAHLWRPTAEMFLIGDAINEKIAWPLLKFEIMASITTAATPAKPAATKTASPTKPAKKKAMSPGSTSTTKIAKQKCILFDCSNTGRKVGEGRVASTDPKELCHFVPLGPNASKVWVEVAKIGDAKVWRPNSEIEYISDAIGSVVAWPNDKLKLV